A single Methylomonas sp. AM2-LC DNA region contains:
- a CDS encoding phosphate ABC transporter substrate-binding protein PstS family protein — protein MKKTFQLKSLILGFGFLSGAILSVPAIAVPATLDASLPEYKQASGISGNISSVGSDTLANLMTLWAEEFGKIYPNVNIQIQAAGSSTAPPALSEGTANLGPMSRKMKDNEIDDFESKYGYKPTAIPVAIDALAVFVNKDNPIKGLSIPQVDAIMSSTRKCGYANDVTTWGELGLTGGWASKSIQLYGRNSVSGTYGFFKDEALCKGDFKSNVNEQPGSASVVQGITTSANGIGYSGIGYSTSGVKAVALAHKEGSPFIEPTPENATSGAYPLSRFLYIYVNKKPNESLAPLEKEFLKMVLSKTGQQVVIKDGYIPLPAKAVEKALTLLQ, from the coding sequence ATGAAAAAAACCTTTCAGCTAAAATCGCTCATCCTTGGATTTGGATTTTTATCTGGCGCTATCCTATCAGTTCCAGCAATAGCGGTACCTGCAACTTTAGACGCTTCTCTACCTGAATATAAACAGGCAAGTGGTATTTCTGGCAACATTTCCAGCGTAGGCTCAGATACTTTGGCGAACTTAATGACGCTGTGGGCTGAAGAATTTGGTAAAATTTATCCAAACGTCAATATTCAAATTCAGGCTGCTGGTTCGTCAACTGCTCCACCCGCATTATCTGAAGGTACAGCTAATTTGGGGCCGATGAGTCGCAAAATGAAAGATAATGAAATTGATGACTTTGAAAGTAAATACGGTTATAAACCAACCGCAATACCTGTCGCTATTGACGCTTTGGCCGTTTTTGTGAATAAAGACAATCCCATCAAAGGATTATCTATTCCACAAGTTGATGCCATTATGTCTTCAACCCGTAAATGTGGCTATGCTAACGATGTCACTACATGGGGGGAGCTGGGTCTGACTGGAGGGTGGGCGAGCAAGTCTATTCAATTGTATGGTCGTAACTCAGTGTCAGGAACCTATGGTTTCTTTAAAGACGAAGCATTGTGCAAAGGCGATTTCAAAAGCAATGTTAACGAACAACCTGGTTCGGCCTCTGTTGTTCAGGGCATCACTACTTCAGCCAATGGTATTGGCTATTCAGGTATAGGTTATTCAACCTCTGGTGTTAAAGCGGTGGCGCTTGCTCACAAAGAAGGCAGTCCTTTTATAGAACCTACGCCAGAAAATGCAACCTCTGGTGCTTATCCATTGTCTAGATTCTTATATATCTATGTCAATAAAAAACCAAATGAGTCATTGGCTCCTTTGGAAAAAGAATTTTTAAAAATGGTTTTATCTAAAACAGGTCAGCAAGTAGTGATTAAAGATGGTTACATTCCATTACCTGCCAAAGCCGTAGAAAAAGCGTTAACCTTGCTCCAATAG
- a CDS encoding ABC transporter permease subunit, translated as MSEELSTPIYTSLIHNAKSDRHQRWRLLKDKLATYFVTAGGLSIILAIVLIFFYLLYVVFPLLLPAHAEAVNRYAVPEISLGKTLHLGMEEQNEIAVRFTETGSAVFFKVADGSTILIEKLPIPDQVQIVSFNHGSHDKDIVAYGLSDGRCLIVKHDYRQSFVAGKRSITPSLQYPLGKEPIIVDSKGAALSKIEVKLSEKNNVVVAKTSDNRIVLTNLSKKASLFDDEASLDRSETEIVEVGNVVDFILVDKELKNLYLANKQGDLTIIDIADKNTPTLKHKLNVINQGATITSMEFLNGDISLLIGDSSGLLSQWSMIRDEKNHFNVEKLRAFKISDVAVVAINAEQRRKGMLVADAKGNIGIYNTTAERELIKEQVTQGTPLALTLSPRANAFLMESSDGIINYWSVENEHPEVSMSSLWQKVWYESYSHPDYIWQSSSASNDFEPKMSLIPLVFGTIKASFYAMLVAVPLSLFGAIYTGYFMAPQIRQYVKPGIEIMGALPTVILGFLAGLWLAPFIELHLTGIFTLLIFVPLGVMIFSYVWQTIPKSYRDKIPEGWDFLLLIPVVIFSGLLAFQLSPGIDNLFFNGDLRNWMSSTYGIGYDQRNTLVVGLAMGFAVIPMIFSIAEDAIFSVPKHLTTGSLALGATPWQTMIKVVLLTASPGIFSAIMIGFGRAVGETMIVLMATGNTPVMDLSIFQGLRTLSANIAVEMPEAEVNSTHYRVLFFAALVLFMFTFIVNTLAEIVRQNLRQKYSSL; from the coding sequence ATGTCTGAAGAACTCTCAACACCGATATACACTTCGCTAATACACAACGCTAAAAGCGATCGCCACCAACGCTGGCGGCTTTTAAAGGATAAGTTAGCTACTTATTTTGTAACGGCTGGCGGTTTAAGCATTATCCTTGCTATAGTTTTAATATTTTTTTATTTGTTGTATGTGGTTTTTCCACTTTTATTGCCTGCGCATGCAGAAGCCGTTAATCGTTACGCTGTACCTGAAATAAGTCTTGGTAAAACTTTGCATTTGGGTATGGAAGAACAAAACGAAATTGCGGTACGATTTACTGAAACCGGAAGTGCAGTTTTCTTCAAAGTTGCCGATGGCAGCACGATTTTAATTGAAAAGCTGCCGATTCCTGACCAAGTACAAATTGTTAGTTTTAACCACGGTAGCCACGACAAAGATATAGTCGCTTATGGGCTGTCAGATGGCCGTTGTCTGATTGTTAAACATGATTACAGACAATCGTTTGTCGCCGGCAAACGCTCTATTACGCCATCGCTACAATATCCGTTAGGTAAAGAGCCGATTATAGTAGACAGTAAAGGTGCTGCGTTAAGCAAAATTGAAGTTAAGCTTAGCGAAAAAAACAATGTGGTCGTGGCAAAAACCAGTGACAATCGCATTGTGTTAACAAATTTGAGTAAGAAAGCTTCGCTTTTTGACGATGAAGCCAGCCTGGATCGTAGTGAAACCGAAATCGTTGAAGTAGGTAATGTAGTCGATTTTATTTTGGTAGATAAAGAGCTAAAAAATCTCTATCTGGCCAATAAGCAAGGTGACCTCACTATTATCGATATTGCGGATAAAAATACACCCACTCTAAAACATAAACTCAATGTTATTAATCAGGGCGCTACTATCACGTCCATGGAGTTTTTGAATGGAGATATTTCATTACTGATTGGTGATAGTAGCGGTTTATTATCGCAATGGAGCATGATTCGTGATGAAAAAAATCATTTTAATGTGGAAAAATTGCGGGCTTTTAAAATATCGGATGTAGCCGTGGTGGCTATCAATGCTGAACAACGTCGCAAAGGTATGCTGGTCGCCGATGCCAAGGGTAATATTGGCATTTATAATACCACCGCAGAACGGGAATTGATCAAAGAGCAAGTGACGCAAGGAACGCCATTGGCATTGACCTTGTCGCCTCGCGCTAATGCATTTCTGATGGAATCAAGTGATGGCATCATTAACTACTGGTCAGTTGAAAACGAACATCCTGAAGTGTCAATGTCCTCATTATGGCAAAAAGTCTGGTATGAAAGTTATTCTCATCCCGATTATATTTGGCAATCTTCCTCCGCCAGTAATGATTTCGAACCGAAAATGAGTTTAATTCCATTGGTTTTCGGGACCATCAAAGCCTCGTTTTATGCCATGCTGGTCGCCGTGCCGCTGTCTTTGTTTGGTGCGATTTATACAGGCTACTTTATGGCGCCGCAGATTCGTCAATACGTTAAACCGGGTATTGAAATTATGGGGGCTTTACCCACAGTAATTTTAGGTTTTCTGGCCGGGTTATGGTTGGCACCATTCATTGAATTGCATTTAACGGGTATTTTTACCTTACTCATCTTCGTACCTTTAGGGGTGATGATTTTTTCTTATGTTTGGCAAACTATACCTAAAAGCTATAGAGATAAAATACCTGAAGGTTGGGATTTTCTATTGTTAATACCTGTGGTTATTTTTAGTGGTTTGTTGGCATTTCAACTCAGTCCTGGCATCGATAATCTGTTCTTCAATGGCGATTTACGCAATTGGATGAGTAGTACATATGGTATTGGCTACGATCAGCGTAATACACTGGTAGTTGGTTTGGCAATGGGATTTGCAGTAATACCCATGATATTTTCAATTGCTGAGGATGCAATATTCAGTGTACCCAAACATCTGACGACAGGCTCTTTAGCTTTAGGGGCAACCCCTTGGCAAACCATGATTAAAGTGGTGTTATTGACTGCTAGCCCTGGCATATTCTCGGCAATTATGATTGGTTTTGGTCGGGCTGTTGGCGAGACCATGATTGTGCTTATGGCTACCGGAAATACGCCAGTGATGGATTTAAGTATTTTTCAGGGTTTGCGCACTTTGTCTGCCAATATTGCAGTGGAAATGCCGGAAGCTGAAGTGAACAGCACACATTATCGGGTATTGTTTTTTGCGGCTTTAGTTCTATTTATGTTTACCTTTATCGTAAATACCTTGGCCGAGATAGTCCGTCAGAATTTAAGACAAAAATACAGTTCATTATGA
- the pstA gene encoding phosphate ABC transporter permease PstA — MIKAWFKSGLPWIWMTGAAVSINLILVIGLLTLIAVRGLGHFWPADIVEYRYQEGKSPETLIIGEDVASSLLAAAQARAAGHEVLDNGEYLLQHLVKTGNRDILGSDFRWIQDQYIVNQSTPDDLISVERREWGNFYGRLLGVKENGKLLEGQQTWTLAQEKLETALKLHAEIDALQDKHVGAINYNLERLRLKQRSLELKNQWNSTYQQEFATKKLTYEQEYKVLQEQINQLTKELKRFSIVVTDAEHHEINIPFARIVKLTHPNQMSVFDKCVEYVSNFIAFISEDPREANTEGGIFPAIFGTVLMVILMAVVVTPFGVIAAVYLREYAKQGFITRIIRIAVNNLAGVPSIVYGVFGLGFFVYIIGGGIDRVFFPEAAPAPVFGTPGLLWSALTLALLTLPVVIVATEEGLSRIPKSIREGSLALGATKAETLWRTILPMASPAIMTGLILAVARAAGEVAPLMLVGVVKLAPTLPLDGNFPYLHLDRKFMHLGFHIYDVGFQSPNVEAARPLVYATSLLLVMVIVGLNMFAITIRNNLREKYRALEN, encoded by the coding sequence ATGATTAAAGCATGGTTTAAAAGTGGTTTGCCGTGGATATGGATGACCGGCGCAGCAGTCAGTATTAACCTGATATTGGTAATAGGTCTTTTAACTTTGATTGCCGTTAGGGGGCTTGGGCATTTTTGGCCTGCTGATATAGTCGAATATCGTTATCAGGAGGGAAAGTCGCCGGAGACATTAATTATCGGTGAAGATGTCGCAAGCTCGTTGCTAGCAGCAGCTCAAGCAAGAGCGGCTGGGCATGAAGTATTGGATAATGGGGAATATTTACTTCAACATCTGGTTAAAACCGGTAACCGCGACATTCTTGGTAGTGATTTTCGCTGGATTCAAGATCAATATATAGTCAACCAATCAACACCTGACGACTTAATCAGTGTTGAACGCAGGGAATGGGGTAATTTTTATGGAAGACTGTTAGGAGTAAAAGAAAATGGCAAACTGCTTGAAGGCCAGCAAACATGGACACTTGCTCAAGAAAAATTGGAAACAGCATTAAAATTACATGCAGAAATAGATGCACTACAAGATAAACATGTGGGTGCCATAAATTACAATCTGGAGCGTTTACGCTTAAAACAACGTAGTTTAGAACTCAAAAACCAATGGAACAGTACCTACCAACAAGAGTTTGCAACAAAAAAATTAACCTATGAGCAAGAATATAAAGTTTTACAAGAGCAAATAAACCAACTGACTAAAGAGCTCAAACGGTTTAGCATTGTAGTTACGGATGCTGAGCATCATGAAATAAACATTCCATTTGCTAGAATCGTTAAATTGACACATCCTAATCAAATGAGTGTTTTTGACAAATGTGTCGAATATGTTTCTAACTTTATTGCTTTTATAAGTGAAGATCCACGCGAAGCGAATACAGAAGGTGGGATCTTTCCCGCCATATTCGGTACAGTGCTAATGGTGATATTAATGGCAGTTGTCGTAACTCCTTTCGGTGTTATTGCTGCCGTTTATTTGCGTGAATATGCCAAACAAGGTTTTATTACACGTATTATTAGAATTGCAGTAAACAATCTTGCGGGTGTACCGTCAATTGTTTATGGTGTTTTCGGTTTGGGATTTTTTGTCTATATTATCGGTGGTGGAATTGATCGGGTTTTCTTTCCAGAAGCAGCACCTGCTCCCGTGTTTGGCACACCAGGATTGTTGTGGTCTGCCTTGACATTAGCGTTGTTAACTTTACCCGTAGTGATAGTGGCTACTGAAGAAGGTTTGTCACGGATACCTAAGTCGATACGCGAGGGGAGTTTGGCTTTGGGTGCCACCAAGGCAGAAACTTTATGGCGCACTATTTTACCAATGGCGAGCCCTGCAATCATGACTGGTTTAATTCTTGCGGTAGCTCGTGCAGCCGGTGAAGTGGCACCACTTATGTTGGTGGGTGTGGTTAAACTCGCACCAACCTTACCTTTAGATGGAAACTTTCCGTATCTGCATCTGGATAGAAAGTTTATGCATCTTGGTTTTCACATTTACGATGTTGGTTTCCAAAGCCCTAATGTAGAGGCTGCGCGTCCTTTGGTTTATGCAACTTCGTTGTTGCTGGTAATGGTTATTGTTGGACTTAATATGTTTGCCATTACCATCCGAAATAATCTGCGGGAAAAATATCGCGCTCTGGAAAATTAA
- the pstB gene encoding phosphate ABC transporter ATP-binding protein PstB has product MTTAPIRTHGINISALNRDDKSPDEKIETCIKIENLDLFYGNKQALHNVNMEMPRKKVTAYIGPSGCGKSTLLRCINRMNDLVDGVSIKGKILLDNEDIYDKSVNVAALRRRVGMVFQKPNPFPKTIYENVAYGLRIQGINDRQILDEVVEKSLRGAALWDEVKHRLNDNALGMSGGQQQRLVIARAIAIEPEVILLDEPASALDPISTLKIEELINELKDQYTIVIVTHNMQQAARVSDYTAFMYMGELIEFGETSELFTNPVKKQTEDYITGRYG; this is encoded by the coding sequence ATGACAACAGCACCCATACGCACACACGGCATAAATATCAGCGCTTTGAATCGTGACGATAAATCACCGGATGAGAAAATCGAAACGTGCATCAAGATTGAGAATCTTGATCTTTTTTACGGCAATAAACAGGCATTACATAATGTAAATATGGAAATGCCCAGAAAAAAAGTTACGGCATATATAGGCCCCAGTGGCTGTGGGAAATCCACTTTACTACGCTGTATCAACAGAATGAACGATCTAGTTGATGGAGTATCCATAAAAGGTAAAATTTTACTGGATAACGAAGATATTTATGATAAATCAGTCAATGTCGCGGCTCTTCGCCGGCGCGTTGGTATGGTTTTTCAAAAGCCTAACCCATTCCCTAAAACTATCTATGAGAATGTTGCTTATGGTTTAAGAATTCAGGGTATAAATGATAGGCAAATTCTGGATGAAGTTGTTGAAAAGTCCCTACGTGGAGCTGCATTATGGGATGAAGTTAAGCATCGCTTGAATGATAATGCGCTAGGCATGTCTGGTGGTCAACAGCAACGATTAGTTATTGCTAGAGCAATTGCCATTGAACCGGAAGTTATATTGCTTGACGAGCCAGCATCGGCCTTAGATCCTATTTCAACCTTGAAAATTGAAGAATTAATCAATGAGTTAAAGGATCAATATACTATAGTTATCGTGACACATAATATGCAACAAGCTGCTCGAGTTTCTGACTATACAGCATTTATGTATATGGGTGAGTTGATTGAATTTGGTGAAACGAGTGAACTGTTTACCAATCCAGTCAAAAAACAAACCGAAGATTATATCACTGGTCGCTACGGTTAA
- the phoU gene encoding phosphate signaling complex protein PhoU produces the protein MDSNKIKQHISRQFNEEMEDIRNKVLAMGGLVEQQVDLATKAFMGYDMESAETVVQQDQLVNELEKNIDHECTEIMAKRQPAAFDLRMLIATIKIITDLERIGDEAARIARMTMRLEGSDYYQDKYYEIEHLLELVRDMLNGALDAYARSDVEEVIEITAQDAKVDREYTSITRQLITQMMENPRNITRALDMLWTARALERIGDHSCNVCEHVIYMVKGKDVRHVSREELEKTVKTVR, from the coding sequence ATGGACAGTAATAAAATTAAACAACACATTTCCCGCCAATTCAATGAGGAGATGGAGGACATTCGTAACAAAGTTTTAGCTATGGGTGGATTGGTAGAGCAACAAGTTGATCTGGCAACAAAAGCTTTTATGGGTTACGACATGGAGAGTGCAGAAACTGTGGTGCAACAAGATCAACTGGTAAACGAGCTGGAAAAAAACATTGATCATGAATGCACAGAAATTATGGCTAAGCGTCAACCTGCAGCATTTGATCTTCGTATGTTGATTGCCACGATTAAAATCATCACTGATCTGGAGCGCATTGGCGATGAAGCCGCTAGAATTGCGCGTATGACTATGCGTCTTGAGGGATCTGATTATTATCAGGATAAATATTACGAAATTGAGCATCTTCTGGAACTGGTTAGAGACATGCTTAATGGCGCGCTAGATGCGTATGCAAGGTCTGATGTTGAGGAAGTTATAGAAATTACCGCACAAGATGCTAAGGTTGATAGAGAATACACAAGTATCACTCGGCAACTAATTACTCAAATGATGGAAAACCCTAGAAACATCACGCGGGCGTTAGATATGTTATGGACTGCCAGAGCGCTGGAGCGTATAGGCGACCATTCTTGTAACGTTTGTGAGCATGTTATTTATATGGTTAAGGGCAAAGATGTTAGGCATGTCAGCCGAGAAGAACTTGAAAAAACTGTCAAAACTGTTCGGTAA
- the gltA gene encoding citrate synthase has protein sequence MADKKIFLQQDFQDQQHELPVLSGTLGSDVIDIRRLYAETGLFTYDPGFTSTASCTSKITYIDGEAGILLYRGYPIEQLAEKCDFLEVCYLLLKGELPKGGEMKGFVTSISQHVMVHEQLSRFYSGFRRDAHPMAVLVGVVGALSAFYHDVMDITSKEDRYISAIRLIAKMPTIVAMCYKYSIGMPFMYPKRKLGYAENFLRMMMGDPCDEYMANPVLVRALDRILILHADHEQNASTSTVRLAGSSGANPYACVAAGIACLWGAAHGGANEAVLNMLEEIGDVSRIGEFVNKAKDKNDSFRLMGFGHRVYKNYDPRAKLMRETCYEVLNELDLHDNKLFKLAMELERIALEDPYFVERKLYPNVDFYSGIVLRALGIPTDMFTAIFAMARSVGWIAQWDEMIADPELKIGRPRQLYQGVGKRDVLSISNR, from the coding sequence ATGGCTGACAAAAAAATCTTCCTACAACAGGACTTTCAGGATCAACAGCATGAGCTGCCTGTGTTATCGGGTACTTTAGGCTCTGATGTTATTGATATTCGCCGACTCTATGCAGAGACGGGATTATTTACTTATGATCCTGGTTTTACGTCTACAGCAAGCTGTACTTCCAAAATCACCTATATAGATGGTGAAGCTGGCATATTATTGTACAGAGGTTATCCGATTGAACAACTAGCGGAAAAATGTGATTTTCTTGAGGTCTGCTATCTACTTCTGAAAGGTGAGCTACCTAAGGGTGGTGAAATGAAAGGTTTCGTCACCAGCATAAGTCAACATGTGATGGTTCATGAGCAGTTAAGCAGGTTTTACAGTGGCTTCCGTAGGGATGCTCATCCTATGGCTGTGCTAGTCGGTGTGGTGGGCGCATTATCGGCTTTCTACCACGATGTGATGGATATTACTAGTAAGGAGGATCGATATATATCAGCAATTCGTTTGATTGCAAAAATGCCTACCATAGTAGCAATGTGTTACAAATACAGTATTGGTATGCCATTTATGTATCCTAAGCGCAAATTGGGTTATGCCGAAAACTTTTTACGCATGATGATGGGCGATCCTTGTGATGAGTATATGGCTAATCCGGTGTTGGTCAGAGCCCTAGATAGGATTTTGATTTTGCACGCAGATCATGAACAAAATGCTTCAACCTCAACGGTGCGTTTAGCCGGTTCCAGTGGTGCAAATCCTTACGCTTGTGTGGCAGCAGGCATTGCATGCTTATGGGGGGCGGCGCACGGAGGAGCAAATGAAGCTGTGTTAAATATGTTAGAAGAAATAGGTGATGTGTCTCGAATTGGCGAATTCGTCAATAAGGCCAAAGATAAAAATGATTCGTTTCGCTTGATGGGTTTTGGTCATCGTGTTTACAAAAATTACGATCCACGTGCAAAATTAATGCGGGAAACGTGTTATGAAGTATTGAACGAATTGGACTTACACGATAATAAACTGTTCAAATTAGCTATGGAGTTGGAACGCATTGCTCTGGAAGATCCCTATTTTGTCGAGAGGAAACTGTATCCCAATGTGGATTTTTATTCAGGGATTGTGTTACGGGCGTTAGGTATTCCTACCGATATGTTTACTGCTATTTTCGCTATGGCCAGATCTGTTGGCTGGATTGCGCAGTGGGATGAGATGATCGCTGATCCTGAACTTAAAATAGGCCGTCCTCGTCAACTTTATCAAGGTGTAGGTAAGCGTGATGTTTTGTCTATTTCAAATCGTTAA
- a CDS encoding class I SAM-dependent methyltransferase, with the protein MFRKQNECYKSLGIAAAPGTHVAVADMVCKYCVPNQSILELGAYTGAMIERLHDIGYHKIVAADLDNHLTISDVSHVQCDFNKEFSLFFGEQRFDCIIASEVIEHLNDVRAFLKQCFALLNNDGILIITTPNIGFFEGRVKFFLKGELWGFGAKNYLIQRHISPISLEQFPLLLQESGFSTLEIFTAASFATRLRKLVTSILWIPMRIIFGPFVLGETVVCIGKKSSESIGSFQSADLWKKSR; encoded by the coding sequence ATGTTCAGAAAACAAAATGAGTGTTACAAAAGCCTAGGTATTGCGGCAGCGCCAGGTACACATGTTGCGGTTGCCGATATGGTTTGTAAATATTGTGTGCCTAATCAGTCAATTCTTGAATTAGGTGCTTATACAGGGGCAATGATAGAGCGTCTGCATGATATTGGTTACCACAAAATTGTTGCTGCAGATTTAGATAATCATTTAACCATTAGTGATGTTTCTCATGTGCAATGTGATTTCAATAAGGAATTTTCTCTATTCTTTGGTGAACAGCGCTTTGATTGCATCATAGCCTCTGAAGTGATTGAACATCTAAACGACGTTAGAGCTTTTTTAAAGCAGTGTTTTGCATTATTAAATAATGATGGAATATTAATTATAACTACACCCAATATTGGTTTTTTTGAAGGTAGAGTGAAGTTTTTTTTGAAAGGAGAGTTGTGGGGGTTTGGGGCAAAAAATTATCTTATTCAGCGGCATATATCACCTATTTCACTAGAGCAATTTCCTTTACTTCTTCAGGAATCAGGGTTTTCAACATTAGAGATTTTTACTGCTGCCTCATTCGCTACCCGATTAAGAAAGCTTGTCACTAGCATTCTCTGGATTCCAATGAGAATCATATTTGGGCCATTTGTGCTGGGAGAAACCGTTGTGTGTATCGGGAAAAAGTCATCTGAGTCGATAGGAAGCTTTCAAAGTGCAGATTTGTGGAAAAAGTCTAGATAA
- a CDS encoding Rne/Rng family ribonuclease — translation MKRMLINATQPEELRVALVDGQKLYDFDIEVPSKEQKKSNIYKGIITRVEPSLEAAFVNYGAEKHGFLPFKEICQQYRVGDGEDSKSSSKNNIREGQEIVVQIEKEERGNKGAALTTYISLAGTYLVLMPNNPKAGGISRRIEGDNRNELRETMSALEIPDTMGLIIRTAGSDKNVEELQWDLNYLLQLWEAIDRSSSEQTAPFLIFQESNVIIRALRDHLRGDIDEILIDQEGAFKLVHNFLKQVMPHNLHKAKQYQDSVPLFSRYQIETQIEMAYKREVTLPSGGSIVIDHTEALTSVDINSARATKGSDIEETALNTNLEAADEIARQLRLRDLGGLFVIDFIDMMSNKNQREVENRLRDALKIDRARIQTGRISRFGLMEMSRQRLRPSLGDSTQLTCPRCKGQGTIRNVESVTLAVLRLIEEEAMKKGTERVIAHLPIDCATFLLNEKRAAIQELEARLRVGVVVLPSRHLETPAYDIERIKTLEGLEDKASHLHIKEDEISVPEFAKQTSQKFERAAVKEFLPDAPAPVQNKKSSTSLIQRFWQRLIGRSTLAENSAIAEAASKPEDRPKNNRNKDRNKDRNGTGRNSRRNNKRNPNTNPTTETTTNTDDFKPTSESENSSENIVKKSGTPQERPQQERTARRGRNRRRSSRNGGERKSEPGSVNSVENTERPSDTQYATEGTERSPKIHSPEVSSQPLQANKTNESDNTHRDRVAVSDFENNTTQRPQQARPYAMDFAERSQRIEPTTIDHHHDDRVGSKSSANSTEE, via the coding sequence ATGCCACGCAGCCTGAAGAGCTACGTGTCGCTTTGGTAGATGGTCAGAAATTGTACGATTTTGACATCGAAGTACCTTCAAAAGAACAAAAAAAATCTAATATTTACAAAGGGATAATTACAAGAGTAGAACCAAGTCTTGAAGCTGCTTTTGTAAATTACGGCGCTGAAAAACACGGATTCTTACCCTTCAAAGAAATTTGTCAGCAATATCGCGTTGGAGACGGTGAAGACAGTAAATCTTCGTCTAAAAACAACATACGCGAAGGCCAGGAAATAGTTGTACAAATTGAAAAGGAAGAACGCGGCAATAAAGGAGCGGCGCTGACTACCTATATTAGTCTTGCAGGCACTTATTTGGTGTTAATGCCTAATAATCCCAAAGCAGGTGGAATTTCAAGACGTATAGAGGGTGATAATCGTAACGAATTACGTGAAACCATGTCGGCTTTGGAAATTCCAGATACCATGGGCTTAATTATTCGTACTGCGGGCTCTGACAAGAATGTAGAAGAATTGCAATGGGACTTGAATTACCTGTTACAACTTTGGGAAGCCATAGATCGTTCCAGTAGCGAACAAACGGCACCTTTTCTGATTTTTCAGGAAAGTAATGTCATCATCCGCGCCTTACGGGATCATTTAAGGGGTGATATTGATGAAATACTAATAGATCAGGAAGGTGCATTTAAGTTAGTGCATAACTTTCTGAAACAGGTGATGCCGCATAATTTGCATAAAGCCAAACAATATCAGGATAGCGTACCGTTGTTTAGTCGCTACCAGATTGAAACTCAGATCGAAATGGCTTACAAACGAGAAGTCACCCTGCCCTCAGGCGGATCTATTGTAATCGATCATACCGAAGCATTGACCTCGGTCGACATCAACTCTGCACGCGCAACTAAAGGTAGTGACATAGAAGAAACTGCGTTAAACACCAATTTAGAAGCGGCGGATGAAATAGCTCGGCAACTTCGTTTGCGTGATTTGGGCGGCTTATTCGTCATCGATTTTATCGATATGATGTCAAACAAAAATCAAAGAGAAGTTGAAAATCGTTTACGTGATGCACTAAAAATTGATCGTGCACGTATCCAAACTGGACGTATTTCACGTTTCGGCTTAATGGAAATGTCTAGACAACGTTTACGTCCTTCATTGGGTGATTCAACTCAGCTCACGTGTCCGCGCTGTAAAGGACAAGGTACGATTCGTAATGTAGAGTCAGTTACCCTAGCTGTGTTACGGTTAATCGAAGAAGAAGCCATGAAAAAGGGCACTGAACGAGTTATCGCACACTTACCAATCGACTGCGCAACTTTTCTCTTAAATGAAAAACGCGCTGCTATTCAAGAATTAGAAGCTCGTTTGCGAGTAGGCGTTGTGGTATTGCCCAGCAGACATTTGGAAACTCCTGCCTATGACATTGAACGCATTAAGACTCTTGAAGGTCTTGAAGATAAAGCCAGTCATCTACATATTAAAGAAGATGAAATCAGTGTTCCAGAATTTGCCAAACAAACAAGCCAGAAATTTGAGCGCGCAGCAGTTAAAGAGTTCTTACCCGATGCTCCCGCGCCGGTACAGAATAAAAAATCCTCCACCAGCCTTATTCAACGCTTCTGGCAGCGTTTAATTGGACGTTCGACACTTGCCGAAAACTCTGCGATTGCAGAGGCTGCTAGCAAACCCGAAGACAGACCTAAAAACAATCGGAATAAAGATAGAAATAAAGATAGAAATGGAACCGGACGTAATTCTCGCCGCAATAACAAGCGTAACCCGAATACAAATCCAACCACAGAAACAACGACTAACACTGACGATTTCAAACCAACCAGCGAAAGCGAAAATTCGTCAGAAAATATAGTTAAAAAATCAGGCACCCCCCAAGAACGCCCTCAACAAGAGCGTACTGCCAGACGTGGACGCAATCGTCGCCGTTCATCTCGCAATGGCGGAGAAAGAAAGTCTGAACCTGGCTCAGTTAATAGCGTAGAAAATACCGAACGACCTTCAGATACTCAATATGCAACAGAAGGCACGGAAAGAAGCCCGAAAATTCATAGCCCCGAGGTATCGTCACAACCTTTGCAAGCGAATAAAACCAACGAATCTGACAACACACATCGGGACAGAGTCGCTGTTTCCGACTTCGAAAACAATACAACGCAGCGCCCCCAGCAAGCTCGTCCGTATGCGATGGATTTTGCAGAACGCAGTCAAAGAATAGAGCCCACCACTATTGATCATCATCATGATGACAGAGTAGGCTCAAAATCGAGTGCAAACTCAACTGAAGAATAA